DNA from Rosa rugosa chromosome 6, drRosRugo1.1, whole genome shotgun sequence:
ATGGGTTGAAAGGTCAAGCTGCATGTGGTCATGGGTGGAAAGGTCAAGCTGCATCTGGTCATGGGTGGAAAGATCAAGCTGCATCTGGTCATGGGTGGAGAGATCAAGATGCATCTCATGATCATGGGAGGGGAAAACAAGTTGCACTTCCTGATCCTGGGCTGCAGCACTGGTAGATGCACCGAACGTAATAGATGGCGTGTAGTTGAGCTGAGAGGGAGTATAGTTGAGCTGGTAATTTACAGTGATCTGTCCAAAGATGTTGAATTTCCCAGCACTATTGCAAGCAACTTCGGCATCAGAACATCTCTTAAAAACAACTCTAGCACGGCTGCTCTCCCTATCAACTTCTGTTTCATATTCCTTCAGAGGTCCAAAGCGCTTGAACATTTTATTCAGGTTTGTTTCTGAAGGAATAGAGCTCACCTCAGAGAAGCTCATTACAAGTTCTGCTGGTGCATTCTCATCCACATAGCCAACAGGTTTCTCCGGAGGCAAATCTTGACTCCCTTGAGAAAACTTCTTCCTGGTGTATGGCCTGCGACCCATTTGAGGGGGCTTTTCTGGTTGCCCAAGGATGACAGGTTGATACTTCGTTTTTCTTTTCCGTGATGCTTGCTCTTCTCCACCATTTTGGATTACCATGTCTGTCCAATAAGTGTCATTCATATCATCAAATTCAAAAGTCTCAGGTAACCCATGCACAGAATTTGACTTCCTCTTTTTACCACCAACTTTGTCTACAACTGAAAGCACCACCCCAGATCTCTGGCCAACAACCACAGAATTCCTAAAATCAGAGAAGAAATTGACAATAGTACTCAAGGAATTGTATTCCTTCAGAGGTTCTTCTGCTGCTGACCGAAGTTGTGACAGCAATTCATCTAGAGATGAGTACTTTGTTGTATTATTCACTCCTCTAAGAGTATCATCAGAACTCTGGAAGGGAACATCAGATCCCTGCACAGCAGGTCTGTCAGTGCTGCTCTTCACTATAGTAGACCCTGATAGCTGGCTAGCAGCTCTCTGGATACATTCACCAATCTTAAACGATGGTTTTGGTGAAGGTGTTGTGTTTGAAACTGTTGAATGGGAAACAGCTTTCCTCCCATCTTGTGTGGCTAAATCAGCAGCCTGATACTCAGCACCCTTCCGTCTCTTGCCAGATGATGGCAAAGCCTTCGCATCCAACCAATCATTACCATCTGGCGAACCTGTTTCGCCACCCATTAATTCTGACAGgcttctttctttcattttagCATACGCTCCTTCTCTTAGATTATGTTTGCGTTTATGAGAAGTGCTAGACTTGAGTTCCTCAATCTCCGGTCCAGTCTTCTTATCATCCTTCCCAATATAAGTCGCATGCTCAGTAATTTCACCTGGACATGTTTTGTCCCCAGAGAGCGAATTATCTGTTTTACTCTCCAACAAATCTCCACAAAACTGGAATTCAGGCAAACTACAATAACCCTTTAAACGAAAAAATGCCAGCAAATGAGCCTTGGCAATGACAAGTTCTAATTTGTCACTGCCGCCAGAGGGGAACCGTGCTAAAGCTTTTACATATTTAAGTAGTTTATCAGATTCAAATGAACTTGCACTTGCAGATTCATCTACTCCGTCCACTCTACTCGATTCATGGCATATCCCAGCATTTTCAataatctggaatctgatcttTTCATAAACATCTTTTGGTATGCATGAGCATGATAGACCCAATTCTACACGCCTTGAAACTTCTTCCAGAACACAATTGACAGCTTTGTGGAATGTTTCTGAATTGCACTGCTTCTCTGCCTGGGAGAAATAAGATCGGAAAGGCTTTAAACTAGATACTTCATTCCAAGCAAATGTTCGGTCCCCAAAATATGCTACCAAAAAACAGTCCTTCTTATGATGTTTCATTGCCTTCTCAGATGCAGCCATAAAATCAAATATCTGTCCAGGCCACCATGGATGGCTCTTCACTTTACCCCAAACTAAATCTGAGACAGAAAATGTACCTTCATTTTTTTGTGGCAGCTCATATCTAAGCTGAGGCACTATTTCAGAGCTTTCAGGCTGCATAGCTTCTTGAATAACAATTTTCTCTTCACTGGGTTTTGGTTGTTCTCTATGACTAGCATCTCTGTCCACTTCCATGTCTAGGCTTTCTCCATATAAACCATCCATATCAGCTTCAGTTACCTCAACCTCATGTACAACATTGGTCTTGGACTGAGCATGGTCAGTGGTCACACTATTGTTTAAACTCTCTTCAAACTTCAACTTTTGATCCTTCCCAACAGAGTTCATGCATgatttctcaatttttgaaTTCTGATCATTTCCTGAAACTAACTCACCATGTTCAGCATCATTAACTTGGTTGTCCACTTCCATTTCTTGTCCTCCATTTAATTCAACCTGGGCCATATCATGGACCATGTTCTTGTCTACAATCTCTTCGGGTTTCAAGTGCCGAtgactttcaaaattcaaaagacCCTCTCGATCTATGCATCCAGGATGAAGTTTTGCTGGCAGAGATGAAGTATTTGATCCAACCTGAGCAATATCATGAAACATGTTCTCTACACTCTCTTCTAATTTCAAATGATCTTTTTCAGAATTCAAGAGATCCTCTCCATCTGTTACAGCAATTTCACCTACAGGAACTACTTTAGCTGGCAGGGACGAAGCAACTGTATGTGCAGGTAGATTGATGTGAGTATGGACGTTTCCACCTAGCGACTCAATCTTAACCTGCTGTTTTCCTACTGAATTACTTTCATCAATTTTACCAATCTCTACACCTGCAACTTCGGAAGTCACAGTATCTCCTTTGTCCGTGCCTGAAACATCACCACCACCAGCAGATACTTGCCTTTGTCCATTCAAGGGTTTGGGACTCGAACCTTCTTCACTGACAACTGGAGCTTTTTCCACAACTCGGGTCCGAACACAAGAATTCTCCACTGTTTCCGAAGAACTTGCAGCTACAGTGTCAATTCCAGGATTCCTGACTTCATCATCTGCAACACTAACTTTCTGTACCTTCAAATCAGCCCCACCATCAACtaccttctttttttgtttcccACCATCCATAATCCCTCGCCCAAAAACTTCCTCCAGAAGTCCTCCAATttgtttcctttctttttcagCTTTCTCAACATCAACTACCTGTGTTTCTCCACCAGCCGAGCCAGCAACAGCAGCTGCCCCTGCTCCCTTCAAACTCTCCTCCCTAACCACCACCCCTACCTCCTCCACCGCAACCACTCCCCTTCTTTCTTCCACCGACTCTACCTTCCCACCCGAACCCGCTTCACCACCATCTCCACCCACAGACCCCGCATTCCTTCCCGAACCCATATCAACCTCAACCGACTCCTCACGACCCACCTCCTTATCCTCCTCATCCCCTCCCCCACTAGTACAAACTCCACCCACATATACATTAGACCCGAAAACCTCCACCATTAGATCATCCCCATTACAAGGCCCACCTTCCTCACTAACCTGACCCTGACTCCCAACAGCCCCAGCTACAATTTCACCAGCAGCACCCTTGTCTTTGCTTTCGTCCATCGAAACACTATCTGGGTATATTTCAAAACCATCAAAGAACACTTCTTTTTACTCACTAGTAACAAAAAATCGAAAATTCTCATAAACCCTAATCACAAAAAACTGAGCAAATCGAAGTACGCAATCAACAAAATTACCAAACAGGGCAGAGCATATGATAGATGAAATGAACAAATCAAGACTTGGGGAGAGTGATTATGTGTGTACCTCTACGATCTTGTCCAGAATTTTAGAGCTTTTTCGAGGTTTGGGGGTTTA
Protein-coding regions in this window:
- the LOC133713369 gene encoding uncharacterized protein LOC133713369; the encoded protein is MDESKDKGAAGEIVAGAVGSQGQVSEEGGPCNGDDLMVEVFGSNVYVGGVCTSGGGDEEDKEVGREESVEVDMGSGRNAGSVGGDGGEAGSGGKVESVEERRGVVAVEEVGVVVREESLKGAGAAAVAGSAGGETQVVDVEKAEKERKQIGGLLEEVFGRGIMDGGKQKKKVVDGGADLKVQKVSVADDEVRNPGIDTVAASSSETVENSCVRTRVVEKAPVVSEEGSSPKPLNGQRQVSAGGGDVSGTDKGDTVTSEVAGVEIGKIDESNSVGKQQVKIESLGGNVHTHINLPAHTVASSLPAKVVPVGEIAVTDGEDLLNSEKDHLKLEESVENMFHDIAQVGSNTSSLPAKLHPGCIDREGLLNFESHRHLKPEEIVDKNMVHDMAQVELNGGQEMEVDNQVNDAEHGELVSGNDQNSKIEKSCMNSVGKDQKLKFEESLNNSVTTDHAQSKTNVVHEVEVTEADMDGLYGESLDMEVDRDASHREQPKPSEEKIVIQEAMQPESSEIVPQLRYELPQKNEGTFSVSDLVWGKVKSHPWWPGQIFDFMAASEKAMKHHKKDCFLVAYFGDRTFAWNEVSSLKPFRSYFSQAEKQCNSETFHKAVNCVLEEVSRRVELGLSCSCIPKDVYEKIRFQIIENAGICHESSRVDGVDESASASSFESDKLLKYVKALARFPSGGSDKLELVIAKAHLLAFFRLKGYCSLPEFQFCGDLLESKTDNSLSGDKTCPGEITEHATYIGKDDKKTGPEIEELKSSTSHKRKHNLREGAYAKMKERSLSELMGGETGSPDGNDWLDAKALPSSGKRRKGAEYQAADLATQDGRKAVSHSTVSNTTPSPKPSFKIGECIQRAASQLSGSTIVKSSTDRPAVQGSDVPFQSSDDTLRGVNNTTKYSSLDELLSQLRSAAEEPLKEYNSLSTIVNFFSDFRNSVVVGQRSGVVLSVVDKVGGKKRKSNSVHGLPETFEFDDMNDTYWTDMVIQNGGEEQASRKRKTKYQPVILGQPEKPPQMGRRPYTRKKFSQGSQDLPPEKPVGYVDENAPAELVMSFSEVSSIPSETNLNKMFKRFGPLKEYETEVDRESSRARVVFKRCSDAEVACNSAGKFNIFGQITVNYQLNYTPSQLNYTPSITFGASTSAAAQDQEVQLVFPSHDHEMHLDLSTHDQMQLDLSTHDQMQLDLSTHDHMQLDLSTHDEMQLDLSTFEVNLV